In Colwellia sp. M166, a genomic segment contains:
- a CDS encoding DUF3545 family protein: MQTKKWPEENVNDFDDYFDNQQRKNNKQSKRKWREIEAFKEQRRMQQEMQSYDDYLMH; encoded by the coding sequence ATGCAAACTAAAAAATGGCCGGAAGAAAATGTTAATGACTTCGATGATTATTTTGATAATCAGCAGCGAAAAAATAACAAGCAATCTAAGCGTAAATGGCGTGAAATAGAGGCTTTTAAGGAGCAAAGAAGAATGCAGCAAGAAATGCAGTCGTATGATGACTATTTAATGCATTAA